A genomic window from Pocillopora verrucosa isolate sample1 chromosome 7, ASM3666991v2, whole genome shotgun sequence includes:
- the LOC131780343 gene encoding uncharacterized protein, with translation MSSQSLKEQTTKRSSIGEKFHAKLSNGNQVFPTLTETNEEQIPYSQLTFGVDETKSPWAEAGASEEHHGSIASILPRKRRRFLSESNMMRILIAAALILSVANLFLTVALTRREEKGCTCQKDSAKEFSGPEKLKGEGNNQNTTNEDNTGIEKPPEAGPPGPPGPPGPPGPPGEPGPQGGKGDTGVQGPRGPPGIGAPGPVGAPGPRGYNGTQGTVGPSGVNGKQGPPGPQGPMGPMGFNGSQGLPGPAGLEGPRGPPGVNATQAEGGGIAGPPGPPGPQGIPGPGNMSLCQYKNKKEVAQTPGASASSKVILREDEHPGMKIVAATCSTHNAAEYVFGIRIDPTTGTIAYNCHCKGKSQLFLGADMQCVIHYWICPINS, from the exons ATGTCTTCTCAAAGTTTGAAAGAGCAGACAACGAAGAGGTCATCTATTGGAGAGAAGTTTCATGCCAAATTAAGTAACGGGAATCAAGTGTTCCCTACCCTGACTGAGACAAATGAGGAACAGATACCCTATTCACAATTAACGTTTGGAGTGGACGAAACAAAATCCCCATGGGCAGAGGCCGGAGCGTCAGAAGAGCATCATGGAAGTATTGCATCAATACTTCCCCGAAAGCGACGCAGGTTTTTGAGCGAGTCAAACATGATGCGAATTCTAATTGCTGCAGCCCTAATCCTTTCCGTCGCCAATCTCTTCTTAACAGTTGCGCTCACcagaagagaagagaaaggtTGCACTTGCCAAAAAGACAGTGCCAAGGAGTTTAGTG gtccagaaaaattaaaaggcGAAGGCAACAACCAAAACACCACCAACGAG GATAACACCGGAATAGAAAAGCCCCCGGAAGCCGGGCCACCCGGACCTCCCGGTCCCCCTGGACCACCCGGACCTCCAGGAGAGCCTGGCCCGCAAGGCGGAAAAGGCGATACTGGAGTACAAGGGCCCCGAGGACCACCAGGAATTGGTGCCCCTGGCCCAGTGGGTGCTCCAGGGCCCAGGGGTTATAATGGTACTCAAGGAACAGTCGGACCTTCAGGTGTTAACGGCAAACAGGGCCCACCAGGTCCTCAAGGGCCAATGGGACCCATGGGCTTTAATGGCTCTCAAGGATTACCTGGGCCAGCAGGCTTGGAAGGCCCCAGAGGACCGCCCGGTGTCAACGCGACGCAAGCTGAAGGAGGAGGTATCGCCGGACCACCGGGTCCTCCAGGTCCACAGGGAATTCCTGGGCCTGGAAATATGAGCCTTTGTCAGTACAAGAATAAGAAGGAAGTCGCCCAGACACCCGGGGCGTCAGCTAGTTCAAAAGTTATTCTGCGGGAAGATGAACACCCG GGGATGAAGATTGTTGCAGCTACTTGTTCAACGCACAATGCTGCAGAGTACGTCTTTGGTATAAGAATTGACCCCACAACAGGAACCATTGCGTACAATTGTCACTGTAAAGGAAAATCACAACTGTTTCTTGGCGCAGACATGCAGTGTGTTATTCACTACTGGATCTGTCCAATCAATAGTTAA